The genomic stretch TCTAGAcgcatggtttttattttattttaccactAATGAATAGTTTATTTGCAACTAATTAACAAGTTAAATCGGCACAATTAGTGTCGGATTTCTTTAATAATATAACTCATAAAAGGATCGTCATTGGAACTAGAAAATAAGGATGGTTGTTGAAAGAAACCATTTCACAAAAGGAGTGATTTTTTCCCATTAGAAAGGGTATATTGGGACAGTCTTCGCGATGCATTTTCAAATGAAAGCTAGGTTGCACGAGCGGAGGAAATATGTTCAGAAACAAGGGGAAATGGTGTTAATTACACAAACATCACATTAGCAAAGCTTCGAGGTCCTAACCTGTAGATGCTTTCCCAGGAAATGGAATTGGGGTGACAGCGGCCTAGAAGCCAAAAGGAGAGTGTGGACAAACCTCCCAACAGGACGGGCTTTGTCGCGAGGTCTGGCCCCTAGTCTCCTGGGAAGCCAGTCGACCTCGCATGGGCAGCACACTAGCTGTTCCCCGCCACAGCCGCGCCGCGCCCCGGGAGCTGCGCAAGCGGGTCCCTGAGACAGTGGAGCTGAGGTGCGCGGATGCTTGTTGGGCTCGTGCTCTTCCACAGAGGGAAAAGCCGCGGTGGGAAAGCGTGAGCCCACAGGAACAAGCATGGTAAGCTGCGGTCCGGGGTGGACCAGCTCCAGTCTGGCCAGATCTTTGCGGAGGACCTTCCTCTTCCCAAGGAGCCGATTTCTCCGTGGATCTATCTGCTAGGAGCCTGGGAAGAGCGGTAAGTGCATTTTCATTCGCTCAGTCTCAGGTCCTCTCCCAGACCGCTGCCACTCAGCAATGCAAAGTGGAAAGGGCAAGGCCTCGCTGTTCCATATTGGACACAGAACTTGGCACATAGGAAGTGTAGGACAGAAGTTTAAAGTAACCAAAAGAAATGCCGGGCCAAGGAGACCGTGAAAAGAGAATTCTGCGAATCGAATTCCATGGCTCTTCattatagaaaaggaagaagttcaataaaaagagagaaggaaaacaagagaagGGGGGAAACGAAGAGCTGGATGTTGCCTTGAGATTTATTTTCCCCGGAAAGCTTCCCAAACCCTCACAAAGCTAACTGACACCGCCGGCAGTAGAAGCGGATAAACCTGCATAGACGCACCCGAGATGCCTAGTCTACATTGGTTTTTCCAGGCGAGGGTAGTCAGGTCTAGTGGACTCGTGCCCAGCCACCCCTACCCCGGCGAAATTGTAAAAAAGTGCAGATCACGATTTTAAGATCACTTCCCTGGTCCCATAGGCTTCTGCTAAACCATGCTTCGCAGACCCAAAGGGAGTGGACCCCTTCCTGCCATGCCCAGTGGGAGGGCAGGCCCAGCCACCCTGGAGCCAGTGGTGTGGAGGTTGCTCCGCAGGGAGGGGGGTGTGTGAGTTTGGACACACAATGGAGGTGGTTCTGACACCACGTGAAATGGGACCCAGTTCCTGGGCACTGCCTTTCTCCCTCGAGGGAGAAGGCAATATGCACTGGTTGTGAGGTCAACAAGAGGGCAACTGAAGACAAAATATGTCAAATTCCTCAGAGTTGCTGCGCACGAGAGCACGTAGGGAGAGGAGAGTAGGTGATTAATAATACCTTAACACCCATGTTGGTAAGAGTCATGTTTACAACTGAGAGCCCTGAGTTGCGTGGGGGCCAAAGGGACGCCAGTATCACTATCAAGTGTCACTCAATGAAGTAAATGAATTGAATTTAGAAACTGGCTTCAAAAGTGcccactccccccaaaaaatatctATGGCCAAAATGTAGTAGAATACAGACATGCTACCCACACGATTTGTCACCTCCAGAATAATGGCATCCCATGCTTCAAGACTCCCAGAAGGGTTTCTTTAGAGAGAGCATCAACTAAGTTCTTTAAAGCCTGTATCTACCAACCTAGGATCTTCAGATTAACCTTTAAGGCAATCTTaaagaagccccccccccacacacacacacccaaccccTGACTCCAACTCTGCTCTGTGgtgtgtgggagagggagggTCCCACATAATGCTCCAGGGACTGAAAAAGTGATGTCTCTTCCACCAGCTGGAGTGACCTTCCtgacctttaaaaacaaaaacacaaaggatGGTTCTAAAGTAGACCCAAGCTTCTTGATCAAGGCTCTTTCTCTGTAGCCTGAATACAGCCTTGGATGGACCGAGATAAATGGTCTAGGGATGTTCTCAAGGAGAAGGGAGACAGGATTGACTTTAGAAATGGAAGGCTTTTTGTCTACAGGAAAAGATTTCCAAGATAAATTGTTTGTATGTTCTCAAACCGGTATTTGGCCCTGGACACCTACATATTTGAGAACGTTAGACTACTACGGGTCAGTTGGCTTGGATGGCACTACTCTCAGGCCTGCACTGGTCTGGAGAAACTTCAAATTTTGCCATCCTCTCCACATTCCAGCAGGCACCTATACAGATCTAACCCTCCCTTTCTAGAATGTACAAGGCATCCCTTCCAAAGGGATGTCTACTAATATGGCCAGAACCCCTGGAGAATTTCCCCCCTGAGTAGTAACTGAAGCTTCAACGCAGGAAAGCCCTTAACCCGCTCTACCAAGTAGCTCTAAAACATGATGCCAAAAGTTCTCTTTGCAGATAGGAGGCCCTCCGAACACCAGACTTGTTTCGCCGCCACCGGAGGAAGGGAGATAGGGGATGAACTCTATACCTGGAGTTTGCCGGGTTAGGCCAGCTCGAATCCAGATCACGGTGTTTTACAATAGTTCGCCAAGGATAGGTCCTGCTGTGCCCCGAAGTCAAGCTAGCTGCTTGTCTTTCCAGGGTTGGGGCGACCTGGAAGACCCTGAGGGCGAGGAGAGGCTCCTCTGGTTGAAGTTTCCAATTGAAGCCAACAAACGGCGCTATTGTCCCGCCATGGGTCCTAGGAGCCCCTGGCTAGACCCCAATCTGAGGGAGCGTTAAGGCTCCTGGGAGTGtgggggggatggggagatggcgcTTGGCCCAGTTCCTAGTCTGGGATCCAGGGCTCTTCATGTTGCCCACCGAATCCCGGAGGCCCCTATGGCGAAGAGTGCTGCTGAGCGCCCTTTTCTCCTGTGTTTTGCTTCTTGTTAACAGATAGAGAACATATAGTTTGAAGACTGCAGTTCAACACCTTGCCATCCGGAAACCCGGCGGAAACTGGAGCCACTAGGGTTATGATACCTGCCTAGACACTTCTGCTGACCCTCAATAAAAGTGACTTGACTGGTGTCTTGGTCTTCATTGTTGGGAGGGCCTTGATAACTGGGTTCCTTTCCGGCACCCCGCCCCCAATCTCCCCAGGCCCACAACAGTAAGTTTGCTTGTATGTTGAAATAATTTGTAGTAAGAAAGTTTGCTTCTATGTGCTTTGAAGGGAATTGGATGCAGCACTTATTTGATGCTATCCAGCCCAGCCCAGAGAGCCACCAGATCAGTTTAATTCCAACCACCTCAGAGAAGCCAAGAGAAGGAGCCTGATCCTACCAAAAGACTTCAGTCAATCTGTCAGGAGGATGTAATGTGAAAATGAGCTCACTGAAACCAGGACAAGGTGTGATCAAATGACAAACAGTAAATCTGCTTCTGGGAGGCGCAGGGGACCAGCACCACATCCTGTGTCCTGGGAAATAGGCAGCCCAGGCGCTGTCACCACAACGGCTTACTTGGGTCCTAAAACTTGGAAGGAATCCTGACATCTGTCAAGCTACTGGACGCCAGGCTGCGCGTCGGTTGGGTAGTTTCCTAAACCGCTCTTCACTTAGCAACAGCCTCCAGGGCCCAGAAAAATCGAGAGAGAGCATGAAGAGGGTAGTGGGAGGGCAGGGGTCAGTACACATCGGCTTTTTAGGGGACCGTGGGTGTGCCTAAGAAAATCTGAGTCTGTCAGCCAATTTACCAAGAAAACAAGTGCAGGTGGGGGTTGCTGAATcattctgttttctgagacatgCTTTGCAGCACAGCCGTGCGCGTGTGTGCACGGATTACACACTAACATATATCCCCACGCAGAATCTTTCCCGAGACTTTAAACTCCCTACACCCATTTAATTGACTGACATGCTTGGAGGGAAATTACTCAGACCAGGCAGAATGCAAGtttaaaaggaaggaatgagGACCACAAACTTCCTGGAGGTGATACCAGCTGGAAAGCGAGATCCTGGTGCCCGCCGTCCGACTGGCCACGAAAGGGCTGAATTGGTGTGCGCCCTGCAAGCGTTGGCCGCTTTTTAATTagtgcaaggaaaaaaaaagagacaagccAGGCGTGCGGGCATCCCAAATCACCTCATTTTGCATTCTCGCTGGAAAACTAGAAGCTTGGAATCCCTCCGtcccacccctacacacacacacacacacacacacacacacacacacacacacacacacacacgcacgcacacacacaaacacgtacTTAAGTCTAAGGCTTTCCTTTAGGCTCCCCACCTTTCCACTAAgctaaaggaagaggagggaatcCAATTCTGCGCGGACACCTTATTTCACTTTCTGCCACATCTGCCCAGATggcttcccattccctccctcagGCGGCTCCGATAGTTTCGAACGCCATGCCACTTGCTTGAGTTGGCGGCAGAGAATGTCCAGGTTCCCTCTCCCGGCAGCTGGGATTTTTTCTAACCGCTAGTCCTTGGCAGATAACCCGACAAAGTGCCTGAAGGTCCCGCTCTGTTTCTCCGGGCTTTGGTCAGAGAGGCtgtaaaacaagaaaggagaagcGAAGTGTGTTAGCACAGCCTGCTCAGGGGAGGAGGCGCGGCTGCGCGCCGAGAGCCGCTCACAGCGGTCGTGGCAGGTGCGCGGCCAGAGGAGGGGGCCCGGAGGTCCACCCCGAGCAAGGCCTCGCTCAGCTCCGGCCACCGCACCCCCCCCCCGCAACTTTTCTTTTACTCCGAGAGGCTCCGTGTTGCCATGAAAACGGATTTTCCAAGGGGCCCGACCCTCCCCCTCAGGAGCATCGGACTGGAAAACCCGAAATGGCCAGACAGCAGAGACAAAAAGGGGCCTCTAAGCGGGGGGCTGGAGCGAGAAAGTGGAGGCCCGTTCGCCCTTTCTGTACCCCACACGCTCCCCACGCCACCGAGTGCGAGCGCCTCCCCCGGGGCCCAGGCGGAGGGCCACTCACCGCTGGCACTTGCAAAACCCCCCGGAGAGCCACACTGCCAGGTGCGCGCTCGCTCGCAGTCCCCCGCCCCAGCCCCTGACTCTGGCTCTTGTCACGGAAGCACTGGCCCTCGGGGTGGAGGGTTCAGGCAGCCAGCGACCAATTAATTCCAAGGAGGGCTTCTTAGCGACTCAGCCTAGCGCACCTCCGTTATGCACGGAACGTCCCGAGCATGCCTGGGCTGCTGGCGGTCCCCAGTGTCTTCGGCGCTGGCAACCGCAACGGTTGGAGGTCCTCGGTGCGACAGCGGGCAGCTTTTTCAGGCCAGCCCTGGGACGGGGCGCTGGGCAGCCTTGTCAGGGttacaaagttgttttctgaacCCCGTGGGCgctcctctgcccctcccccacttctgtTCGCGcgccttctcccccccccctcctcccttcaccTCCTCGGGTTTCATTCTTTCAAACTTTTTGAGACCCTAATTGGTGGTCTCGGAGCGGGTCTCAGGGACTCCCGCCTCCTGAATAAGTCGCATCACGTCACTGGACccaagaggggtgaggagggtgAAGTAAAGGGCTCCCCgaacttttttttcctgcaagCTAGGCCACAGGGGGCTCGGTGGTGATTGGCCAGGGCTCATCACGGCGAGCCTGTCAATCACGGGGCCGACGGGTGGTGAGGGGCGGACCGAGCCCCAACCCGCCCGGATCTGAGCAGGTATATAAAGAGGCCGGGCAGCCTCCTCGGGCAGGCTGCGAATGCGACCAGCTCGAGAGAACGCATCAGGTGAGAGAAGCCCGCGCGTTCCCGCCGACTTCGCGCGGAGCACTCCCGCCAGCCTACCCTTCCCGCCCGAGACGCCGGCTCCGCGGCCCCCAAGCGCCACTCCCACGGAGTCCCCCGGCCTTTTCCCCGTGGCCGCTCCAGCCCCGGGAGCGCCTTCTCCTCCCGCCACGCTGGCGCACCTTCTTCCCGCCCCGGCAATGTACAGCCTGCTGGAGACCGAACTCAAGAACCCCGTAGGGCCGGCCACCCCAGCAGCGGCCACCGGCGGCCCCGCAGCCCCGGGCGGTGCAGGCAAGAACAGCGCGAACGCAGGCAGCGGCGCGACCGCGGGCGGCGGGGGCCAACAgcgggcggcggcggcggcggcggcggcgggggCAGCGACCAGGACCGCGTCAAGCGGCCCATGAACGCTTTCATGGTGTGGTCCCGCGGGCAGCGGCGCAAGATGGCCCTGGAGAACCCCAAGATGCACAACTCGGAGATCAGCAAGCGCCTGGGCGCCGACTGGAAACTGCTGACCGACGCCGAGAAGCGGCCGTTCATCGACGAGGCCAAGCGACTGCGTGCCGTGCACATGAAGGAGTACCCGGACTACAAGTACCGGCCGCGCCGCAAGACCAAGACGCTGCTCAAGAAGGACAAGTACTCGCTGCCCGGCGGCCTCCTGCCCCCGGGCGCCGCcgcgccgccgccgccgccgcccgcCGCGGCCGCCAGCAGCCCGGTGGGCGTGGGCCAGCGCCTGGACACGTACACGCACGTGAACGGCTGGGCCAACGGCGCGTACTCGCTGGTGCAGGAGCAGCTGGGCTACGCGCAGCCCCCGAGCATGAGCAGCCCGCCGCCGCGCCGCTCCCGCAGATGCACCGCTACGACATGGCCGGCCTGCAGTACGGCCCCATGATGCCCCCGGCGCCCAGAGCTACATGAACGCCGcgggccgccgccgccgccgcctcgGGCTACGGGGGCATGGCGCCCtcggccgccgccgccgccgccgccgcctaCGGGCAACAGCCCGCCACCGCCGCCGCCgcggccgccgccgccgccgccatgAGCCTGGGCCCCATGGGCTCGGTGGTCAAGTCGGAGCCCAGCTCTCCGCCGCCCGCCATCGCTTCGCACTCGCAGCGCGCGTGCCTCGGCGACCTGCGCGACATGATCAGCATGTACCTGCCACCTGGCGGGGATGCGGCTGACGCCGCCTCTCCCCTCCCCGGCGGCCGGCTGCACGGCGTGCACCAGCACTACCAGGGCGCCGGGACTGCAGTCAATGGAACGGTGCCGCTGACCCACATCTGAGCTCCCGCCTGCGCCCCTGGCTCTTCGCCCCCGCCCTGCCCCACACCCCCACGTTGGGACGCCTTGTTGTTTAGCTTTGCTTGCCTGGGACTGTTGCCTTGTACCGAAGAGGAGGAGAACCGAAAGTTTGGCTGTAGCTGTCGGGTTTTGTACCCAAGCAGAAAGAAGTCAGGGGCGGCAGAAATGGGACTTTCTAGAGCCACCAGCTTCTGACcgctgcccctccctccccctttgtAGGCTGGGAATGGCTAGGATGTTCGCGAAGAAAATGCagcccctttctcctcttcccggGTTCCTAGGTTCTTGTGTTGCATTTGAAAATGTTGTCTTGTTAGTTCGCTGTTAAATCGAGGAGTGACTGAGGTTGACCCAAGAACTGCAATGCCTCCACCCCCGATCGTATCGCTTCTGTTTTCCTCTGTTTTGTGGGGTCTGGCCGCGCTAACTGTCGCGACAGCTAAAGCCAATGTTAATTTATAGCCAGGTGTGCGTGTGTTTCCCGCCTCGCCGCCCCTGGCCGCGGGACAGCTTCTGTCCAGTGCGCATTTAGGCTGAGTTTGTGATTTCTTGCAGTGATCTGTTTGCTGTTTCGTCATGCTAATGTGTTCTTTCGTTtgggtggtggggagggggttATTTTGTTCCAggtttttttcaagattttactCTTAATTCCTAAGTGAGAGATCAATAAATTTTATAACCAACACGCTGGAGTCCTGATAATTTTGCGGGCCCGAAATTTTAAGCGCGGGTGGGGAGGGAGACCAACACTTAGTCTCGTCTAAGTTTGCAGCCCTGGGACAGAGTAGGGCTCGAGGGGGGCAGCAGGCATGAcctgaaatgatttcttttaaacaACTGGAGATCGAAGCTACAACTCCCAATGCTCTCAAATGAGAAAGGGTTAGTCTTCTGGGAACGCCTACGGGGAGCCAGCCCATGCTACCTGAGCCTCACACCCCGCGCGCAGCCAAGCACTTGTTGATTGCGGTGGTGGTGAGCGTTCCAGGGTCGATTGTTTGCTTCCTCAGCCATGCCGGGCGGGAGGCGGATACCTGCAGCTGCGGAAACTAACCCGAAGCGGGGCCCTTACTTCTGTGCACCGAGGCGGGAAGATACTTGAGCTGAGTTGAAATATTTACAAAACGAAAGCCCTTCAGAAATCTCAGTGGTGGTATTTAAAACAAATGGTTACTGGCGTCCCCATCTcaggaaataaatatttccacAATGGTAGTTGAAGCGAAGGTGTGGGTATTCAACACTggaagattttgttttaaagttacaCTGTAGATGTGTAAAGGAGTTCCAGAACACTTCCAAGCCTTGCTTTCAACTTGTCCAAtcagtttgcttatttgttttctagaaagaCTCCCTCTCATCTTGAGCCCAGAGCATCTATTTTATTCAATTTCCCCCTACTTTCCTGCAGCCCATAACCACTGACCACTCCATTGTACTCCCCTAAGGGTCCTTCCTTTGCCATAGAGCCCCAGCGTATCTGTTTGGGGcctaggaagaaaacaaatagaacCCGTGTTTTTTTACCCCCTCCTCAGCTGTTTGAGGTGATTTCCTTAATCCCTTTAATCCTGTTACCTCGCTATCCCAGAATAACTAAACTCTGCTTTTCCAATAAGCTTGGCCTGGTGCACTGTTTTTATCCTCATCCACTCCTGACCACAGGTTTCTTTGCTTGCGGTCTGTTGGGACCCTAGGCGACAGAGTCCTCTGGAAATTGGTCCGAATTCCACGTTTCCAGCCGGCTTCCTTTGTGTGGACCAGCCATTCACCTGCGGGTCTGGGCGGGCCTCAGGGGGAGGGGCGGGGGTTTCTGAGGCTTCGGGGGTCGTGCCCGCTTTTTACACATCACTGCAGATCCTGGAGACTAAAGCCACCCCGCCTCTCCCAAGAAAGGTCGGGTCTCCCTGGGAAGGCAGCACCAACCCTCCCCTGAAGACTTTTGCACAGTCCTCCCCACCCCCCGCACCCCATCCCCCACTGTCCAGCATGGGGTGGGAGGGGGCCAGCGTTGATTTACAGATGCTGTCCCATTGCCCTCCTCGCAGGGCTCTTCCTGGGCCTGCTGCGTTCAGGCTGGGCCTCTTACCTCCTCTCTTCACCCTAAAGTCATAGGCCTCAAGCCCCTCTGGACCTGTGGGAGCTTCTATCCTTTACTGCAGGGATTGGAGCAAAGCTGCGGGCTACTTGGTGGGCgagcctcccccacctcccaagtccCAACGGGGAACTTGTCAGACCTACCTCCTATCCGATCTTTCAGTTTTGGGCCTTAGAGAAAACATCTGCCTAAAGTTACTCTAGATTTTGGTCTGAAATGATTCCAGGAAAGGATGGGGTACAAACAAGCAATGCCCCCCACTGAGGGGGCGGTGGCAGAGGGGGAATAAACTCTGACATCGCTTCTTTGGAAGAGCTCATTGAGCTGCTACCTTCTCAGAAGTGCCAGGGTCACCCTTTCAGCATGTCGCACATACTGCTCACTCTCTAAGTATCCACAGCTTTGTGCTCCACTTTGTCTGATTTCCAAATTGCCTCTAAGAAGAGAAAAGATTTCATCAATCAGCACATTTGGAGGATTTAAATCTAGATGAAAGATGATGTTTTTAAACTTCAGCAACAGGGAAGAGAGCTAGACTGAACTGGAATAGCTTCCAGTCACTACCCAGAATTTTCCCACCAGACGCCGT from Cricetulus griseus strain 17A/GY chromosome X, alternate assembly CriGri-PICRH-1.0, whole genome shotgun sequence encodes the following:
- the LOC113837774 gene encoding LOW QUALITY PROTEIN: transcription factor SOX-3-like (The sequence of the model RefSeq protein was modified relative to this genomic sequence to represent the inferred CDS: inserted 2 bases in 2 codons; substituted 1 base at 1 genomic stop codon), whose amino-acid sequence is MRPARENASGERSPRVPADFARSTPASLPFPPETPAPRPPSATPTESPGLFPVAAPAPGAPSPPATLAHLLPAPAMYSLLETELKNPVGPATPAAATGGPAAPGGAGKNSANAGSGATAGGGGXTAGGGGGGGGGGSDQDRVKRPMNAFMVWSRGQRRKMALENPKMHNSEISKRLGADWKLLTDAEKRPFIDEAKRLRAVHMKEYPDYKYRPRRKTKTLLKKDKYSLPGGLLPPGAAAPPPPPPAAAASSPVGVGQRLDTYTHVNGWANGAYSLVQEQLGYAQPPSMSSPPPXPLPQMHRYDMAGLQYGPMMPPAPRATXTPRAAAAAASGYGGMAPSAAAAAAAAYGQQPATAAAAAAAAAAMSLGPMGSVVKSEPSSPPPAIASHSQRACLGDLRDMISMYLPPGGDAADAASPLPGGRLHGVHQHYQGAGTAVNGTVPLTHI